The Vigna unguiculata cultivar IT97K-499-35 chromosome 6, ASM411807v1, whole genome shotgun sequence genome contains a region encoding:
- the LOC114187331 gene encoding spermidine coumaroyl-CoA acyltransferase-like: protein MKPKEGYTINSTYIYILIHVLISSHHISVFYPLNSMENMKTPFVLDMKDVVIVKPSKPTPSELLSLSTIDSDPVLNILCQTIYVYKANLDSPNGQPDPAQVIKEALSKVLVYYYPLAGKIVTCDDGKLGINCNADGVPFLEATANCELSSLHYLEGIDVPTAQKLVINNDNKPSQDENHALAFMVTKFLCGGFTIGMGLSHSVCDGFGASQFFRALAELACGKSEPSVKPVWERERLVGTLLKEPLQFPIDETSRAVSPFWPSDEISHECFNFNAKSIERLKMELMKESDDVKESLTTVETLGAYVWRSRARALELNSDGKTMLCLAVGVRRLLDPPLPEGYYGNAFVGSYVVQTVKELDERPLSEIVKLIKESKKLPSNNEYIRNTINMLETVRQRNIRIEGTCASVVLTDWRQLSLLEEVDFGWKGSVNIIPVPWNMLGYVDLCLFLPPSNLDPSLKAGVRVFVSLPKASMPKFREEMEALKLTRADENSTLQ from the coding sequence ATGAAACCAAAGGAGGGTTACACAATCAATTCTacctatatatacatattgATACATGTTCTTATATCCTCACATCACATCTCAGTTTTTTACCCATTAAATTCCATGGAAAACATGAAGACACCCTTTGTCCTTGATATGAAGGATGTTGTAATAGTTAAACCCTCCAAGCCCACACCATCTGAACTTCTTTCTCTGTCCACCATTGACAGTGATCCTGTTCTCAACATTCTGTGTCAGACCATTTATGTTTACAAAGCAAATCTTGATTCCCCAAATGGCCAACCAGATCCTGCTCAGGTGATAAAAGAAGCCCTCTCAAAGGTTTTAGTTTACTATTATCCTCTTGCTGGGAAGATAGTAACATGTGATGATGGAAAACTTGGAATCAACTGCAATGCTGATGGAGTTCCATTCTTGGAGGCAACTGCTAACTGTGAACTCTCTTCTCTTCACTATCTAGAAGGGATCGATGTTCCAACTGCACAGAAATTGGtcattaataatgataataagcCTTCTCAAGATGAAAACCACGCCTTGGCTTTTATGGTGACCAAGTTTCTCTGCGGGGGTTTCACTATTGGCATGGGGTTGTCACACAGTGTTTGTGATGGGTTTGGTGCATCTCAGTTCTTCAGAGCCTTGGCTGAGCTTGCATGTGGAAAAAGTGAGCCCTCAGTGAAACCTGTGTGGGAGAGGGAGAGACTAGTGGGGACACTTCTTAAGGAACCACTCCAATTTCCCATTGATGAGACTTCAAGGGCAGTTTCACCATTTTGGCCAAGTGATGAGATTTCACATGAATGCTTTAACTTCAATGCTAAGAGCATAGAAAGACTCAAAATGGAGCTGATGAAGGAAAGTGATGATGTGAAGGAAAGCTTGACAACTGTTGAAACACTTGGTGCCTATGTTTGGAGGTCAAGGGCTAGAGCTTTGGAATTGAACTCTGATGGGAAAACTATGCTGTGTTTAGCAGTAGGGGTGAGACGGCTGTTGGATCCACCCTTGCCTGAAGGGTATTATGGGAATGCTTTTGTGGGTTCATATGTGGTGCAAACAGTGAAAGAACTTGATGAAAGACCACTCTCAGAGATTGTGAAGCTCATCAAAGAGAGCAAAAAGCTTCCTTCCAATAATGAGTATATCAGAAACACAATAAACATGTTAGAGACAGTGAGACAGAGGAACATAAGGATTGAAGGAACATGTGCTTCTGTGGTGTTAACAGATTGGAGGCAGCTGAGTTTGCTGGAAGAAGTGGATTTTGGATGGAAGGGTTCAGTGAATATAATACCAGTTCCATGGAATATGTTAGGGTATGTGGACTTGTGCCTTTTCTTGCCTCCTAGTAACTTGGATCCTTCATTGAAAGCAGGAGTTAGGGTCTTTGTTTCCCTCCCCAAAGCTTCCATGCCCAAGTTTAGGGAAGAGATGGAGGCACTAAAGCTTACGAGAGCTGATGAGAATAGCACCTTGCAATGA
- the LOC114187595 gene encoding uncharacterized protein LOC114187595: MGEDVIHDFLKCSMIVRYGNGKSPLVKKFQILPVVRLQMLLYLDADLDYIRPHRLQLDRKKVTVGGVDTKNVILRSVLNIGASYLNFRPQWVTELRNLEVLQLGRWQDSALHHIEVGSEEFLKDLRTLKQLKYVSLRGISRILELPSSIAELESLLILDLKACHNLERLPHDISSMRSLTHLIMSDCCLLEGMPKGIEKLSNLEVLKGFLISTYEKTPCRISDLVNLRKLRRLSIHIGSEAEIRDEEFEGLEDFSALKHLKISWSVSDRKYAKINFVLPPSLRKLHLECFPGKSLEECFMPSVHGRFRFILTELNITGGKLEHIVDFKWWRVEILRLKYLKQLNVDIYDLKALFPELKYVKVKQVSNISYLQHEWAD, encoded by the coding sequence ATGGGTGAGGATGTTATTCATGATTTTTTGAAATGTAGTATGATTGTACGCTATGGTAATGGAAAGAGTCCCCTTGTCaagaaatttcaaattcttcctGTCGTTCGTCTTCAGATGCTGTTATATTTAGATGCAGATTTAGATTATATCAGACCACATCGGTTACAGCTTGATAGAAAAAAAGTTACAGTAGGTGGAGTTGatacaaaaaatgtgattttacGTAGTGTTCTTAATATTGGTGCAAGTTATCTGAATTTTAGACCACAATGGGTCACTGAATTGAGGAATTTAGAGGTACTTCAACTTGGGCGTTGGCAAGATTCAGCTTTGCATCACATTGAAGTTGGGAGTGAAGAATTCTTGAAAGATTTGAGAACTCTGAAGCAGTTGAAATATGTGAGTCTCCGTGGGATATCAAGAATATTGGAGCTTCCATCCTCCATTGCTGAACTTGAGAGCCTACTAATTCTTGATCTAAAAGCATGCCATAATTTGGAAAGACTACCTCATGATATTTCATCAATGAGAAGTCTGACACATCTGATTATGTCTGATTGTTGCTTACTGGAGGGCATGCCAAAGGGGATCGAGAAGCTCAGTAATCTGGAAGTACTGAAGGGATTTTTAATAAGTACTTATGAAAAGACTCCTTGCAGAATATCAGACCTTGTGAATTTGAGAAAACTGAGGCGACTCAGCATACATATAGGAAGTGAGGCTGAGATCAGGGATGAGGAGTTTGAAGGTTTGGAAGATTTTTCAGCACTGAAGCATCTGAAGATATCTTGGAGTGTGTCTGACCGAAAGTATGCTAAGATTAATTTCGTTTTACCACCAAGTTTGAGAAAGTTACATCTTGAATGTTTTCCTGGAAAGTCTTTGGAAGAATGTTTTATGCCAAGCGTTCATGGTAGGTTCAGGTTCATATTGACCGAGCTAAATATAACTGGAGGAAAACTGGAACATATTGTAGATTTTAAATGGTGGAGAGTGGAAATACTGCGTCTGAAGTACCTTAAGCAATTGAATGTTGACATATACGATTTGAAAGCATTGTTTCCTGAGCTGAAATATGTAAAAGTTAAACAAGTCTCAAACATTTCATACCTTCAACATGAATGGGCAGATTAA
- the LOC114187350 gene encoding EKC/KEOPS complex subunit TP53RK-like isoform X1, translating to MDTEADSRDTSLILLKQGAEARVFESSFVGRKSVVKERFSKKYRHPALDSKLTLKRLNAEARCMTKARRLGVCTPVLYAVDHVLHTLTFEYVTGPSVKDVFLEFGALGTDKEWLDNIASQIGDAIGKLHDGGLIHGDLTTSNMLLKSDTKQLVSSFMSQVLIDFGLSFTSTLPEDKAVDLYVLERSIISMHSSCGNVMDQILAAYRKSSKQWSTTLNKLAQVRQRGRKRTMVG from the exons ATGGACACTGAAGCTGACTCAAGAGATACTTCTCTCATTCTGCTCAAGCAAGGAGCTGAAGCT AGGGTTTTTGAGTCTTCTTTTGTGGGAAGGAAATCCGTTGTCAAGGAACGCTTCTCAAAGAAGTACAGGCATCCAGCTTTGGATTCAAAATTGACCCTCAAGCGCTTAAATGCG GAGGCTAGGTGCATGACCAAAGCAAGGCGACTTGGGGTTTGTACTCCTGTGCTGTATGCTGTGGATCATGTGTTGCACACTTTAACATTTGAATATGTTACTGGCCCTTCAGTCAAAGATGTGTTTCTTGAATTCGGGGCACTTGGGACTGATAAAGAGTGGCTGGATAATATTGCATCCCAAATTGGTGATGCAATTGGGAAGTTACATGATGGTGGTCTTATTCATGGTGATTTAACAACATCAAACATGTTACTGAAGAGTGATACCAAGCAGTTGGTGAGTTCATTCATGTCTCAG GTTCTTATTGATTTTGGTCTGAGCTTCACTTCAACTCTTCCAGAAGATAAAGCTGTTGATTTGTATGTTCTGGAAAGATCTATTATTTCAATGCATTCATCATGTGGGAATGTG ATGGATCAAATTCTTGCTGCATACAGAAAGTCATCAAAACAGTGGTCAACCACATTAAACAAGCTAGCACAAG TGCGACAAAGAGGGCGGAAGAGGACCATGGTTGGATGA
- the LOC114187350 gene encoding EKC/KEOPS complex subunit TP53RK-like isoform X2 has protein sequence MDTEADSRDTSLILLKQGAEARVFESSFVGRKSVVKERFSKKYRHPALDSKLTLKRLNAEARCMTKARRLGVCTPVLYAVDHVLHTLTFEYVTGPSVKDVFLEFGALGTDKEWLDNIASQIGDAIGKLHDGGLIHGDLTTSNMLLKSDTKQLVLIDFGLSFTSTLPEDKAVDLYVLERSIISMHSSCGNVMDQILAAYRKSSKQWSTTLNKLAQVRQRGRKRTMVG, from the exons ATGGACACTGAAGCTGACTCAAGAGATACTTCTCTCATTCTGCTCAAGCAAGGAGCTGAAGCT AGGGTTTTTGAGTCTTCTTTTGTGGGAAGGAAATCCGTTGTCAAGGAACGCTTCTCAAAGAAGTACAGGCATCCAGCTTTGGATTCAAAATTGACCCTCAAGCGCTTAAATGCG GAGGCTAGGTGCATGACCAAAGCAAGGCGACTTGGGGTTTGTACTCCTGTGCTGTATGCTGTGGATCATGTGTTGCACACTTTAACATTTGAATATGTTACTGGCCCTTCAGTCAAAGATGTGTTTCTTGAATTCGGGGCACTTGGGACTGATAAAGAGTGGCTGGATAATATTGCATCCCAAATTGGTGATGCAATTGGGAAGTTACATGATGGTGGTCTTATTCATGGTGATTTAACAACATCAAACATGTTACTGAAGAGTGATACCAAGCAGTTG GTTCTTATTGATTTTGGTCTGAGCTTCACTTCAACTCTTCCAGAAGATAAAGCTGTTGATTTGTATGTTCTGGAAAGATCTATTATTTCAATGCATTCATCATGTGGGAATGTG ATGGATCAAATTCTTGCTGCATACAGAAAGTCATCAAAACAGTGGTCAACCACATTAAACAAGCTAGCACAAG TGCGACAAAGAGGGCGGAAGAGGACCATGGTTGGATGA
- the LOC114187483 gene encoding protein NUCLEAR FUSION DEFECTIVE 4-like, with the protein MSSTTLQWLSLVGTIWLQAIIGTNTNFPAYSSQLKQLLSISQVQLNNLAFASDAGKLFGWFSGLASIYLPLWLVLLTGSTLGLIGYGVQYLFITKQISSLSYWHVFLLTFLAGNSICWINTVCYVVTIRNFLSDRQVAVGITTSYQGLSAKIYANIVDAVSPHNKAKTFLFLNSLLPVIVGLVAAPMVREFDAASPKHTRVGFAVMFVITIFTGIYAVLSSLQFVTSKASSIDIMTGILVSLLLPLLVPLSVKIKELQDNRENLRIYHFTMEENNSEERVENEVKEGEVEEEIGIIEEVGVKLMVRRINFWLYFFVYYFGATVGLVYLNNLGQIAESRGCSNTSSLVSLSSSFGFFGRLMPSLMYYFYRGKGRISRPGSLLAVMVPTSGAFFLLLNRTDLALYVSSAVIGVCTGAITSIAVSTTTELFGTKHFSVNHNVVVANIPMGSFIFGYSAALVYRGEGHGSYEQGQCMGMECYRNTFIIWGSLCFFGTLLALVLHVRTRKFYSQKQ; encoded by the exons ATGTCTTCCACTACTCTCCAATGGCTAAGCCTTGTTGGCACCATTTGGCTCCAAGCCATAATTGGCACAAACACTAATTTCCCTGCTTATTCTTCTCAGCTGAAGCAACTTCTTTCCATTTCCCAAGTCCAACTCAATAACCTTGCTTTTGCCTCTGATGCAGGCAAGCTTTTTGGCTGGTTTTCTGGCCTTGCTTCTATATACCTCCCTCTTTGGCTTGTCCTCTTGACTGGTTCAACTCTTGGCTTAATTGGCTATGGTGTACAATATCTCTTCATAACCAAACAGATTTCATCTTTGTCCTATTGGCATGTGTTCTTGCTAACTTTTCTTGCTGGCAATAGTATTTGTTGGATCAACACTGTGTGCTATGTTGTCACCATAAGGAACTTTCTATCAGATCGCCAAGTTGCTGTCGGAATAACAACTAGCTACCAAGGACTCAGTGCAAAGATTTACGCCAACATTGTTGATGCTGTTTCTCCTCACAACAAGGCCAAAACATTTCTCTTCCTGAACTCTCTTTTACCTGTGATAGTTGGGCTAGTAGCAGCTCCTATGGTCAGAGAATTTGATGCCGCAAGTCCTAAGCACACGCGTGTTGGGTTTGCTGTGATGTTTGTCATAACAATTTTCACTGGAATATATGCTGTGTTGAGCAGCTTGCAATTTGTCACAAGCAAAGCATCTTCAATAGATATCATGACTGGTATCTTAGTGTCCCTTCTGTTGCCTCTTCTGGTTCCACTTTCAGTGAAGATCAAGGAACTGCAGGATAATAGAGAGAACTTGAGAATCTACCATTTTACTATGGAGGAGAATAACAGTGAAGAGAGGGTGGAGAATGAGGTGAAAGAGGGTGAAGTTGAAGAAGAGATTGGTATCATAGAAGAAGTTGGAGTGAAGTTGATGGTTAGAAGAATAAACTTCtggttatatttttttgtgtacTATTTTGGTGCAACAGTTGGTTTAGTTTATCTTAATAACCTGGGACAAATAGCTGAATCTCGGGGTTGCTCCAATACTTCATCTTTGGTGTCTCTGTCATCATCGTTTGGGTTCTTTGGCCGTCTCATGCCATCTCTTATGTACTACTTCTACAG GGGAAAGGGTCGAATTTCAAGACCTGGTTCACTGTTGGCAGTGATGGTTCCAACATCAGGAGCGTTTTTTTTGCTTCTCAACAGAACTGATCTTGCTCTTTATGTTAGCAGTGCAGTGATTGGAGTGTGTACTGGAGCAATCACTTCCATTGCTGTTTCCACAACCACTGAGCTGTTTGGTACAAAGCATTTCTCAGTGAACCATAACGTGGTGGTGGCCAACATTCCTATGGGATCCTTCATATTTGGCTATTCAGCTGCACTTGTTTACCGTGGTGAAGGACATGGAAGCTATGAGCAAGGGCAATGCATGGGCATGGAATGCTACAGAAACACTTTTATCATCTGGGGTTCCTTGTGTTTCTTTGGAACTCTTCTGGCTTTGGTTCTTCATGTTAGAACTCGCAAGTTTTACTCACAAAAACAATAG
- the LOC114187517 gene encoding pentatricopeptide repeat-containing protein At3g62890-like, whose translation MLRNKTKPLLSNSQASIFRYLAPQPSLRQIKQTHAHVVVWGHARLTVHLLSLLSLSSTVPFPLRYSLSLFTSIPFPTVFAFNSLIRCHAKANSSPSLSLSLYSAMRRRFLNPNQHTFTFLLHACSKNLKIKVNNKLGVQVHAHVIKLGYACHVFVRNALIHFYFECGDADSSQRVFEEDALCSDVVTWNSMLAGAVRNGDVRVAEKMFDEMPERDVVSWSTMIMGYVQNGLFEDGLECFRDMRKKRVRPNEAILVTLLSVSAQLGLLCYGRFIHSTIEAMRFPMTVHIGTALIDMYAKCGCIEKARILFDGMVKKDVWTWNVMICGLASHDCAKEALALFDRFIGEGFRPVNVTFVGVLNACSRAGLVGEGKHYFKLMVDGYGIQPEMEHYGCMVDLLARAGLVDEAAKLIEGMTIAPDPVMWATLLDACKLHGFVEMGENIGNKLIELDPTHDGHYVQLAGIYAKERKWEDVVRIRELMSERIAGKVAGWSLVELQGRVHRFVAGDREHDCSSDIYKMLETIGLRITEAGLLTETF comes from the coding sequence ATGTTGAGAAATAAAACCAAACCCCTTCTTTCAAATTCTCAAGCTTCAATATTCCGTTATCTGGCGCCACAACCTTCCCTGCGCCAAATCAAGCAAACCCATGCACACGTCGTCGTTTGGGGCCATGCTCGTCTCACCGTTCACCTTCTCTCTTTACTTTCTCTCTCCTCCACTGTTCCTTTCCCTCTCCGATACTCACTCTCTCTCTTCACCTCAATTCCGTTCCCCACCGTCTTTGCCTTCAACTCCCTCATCCGCTGCCACGCCAAAGCCAACTCGTCGCcgtctctctctctttctctctactcCGCAATGCGACGCCGTTTTCTCAACCCCAACCAGCACACCTTCACCTTCCTGCTACATGCCTGCTCCAAGAACTTAAAAATCAAGGTAAACAATAAATTGGGTGTTCAAGTTCATGCGCACGTGATCAAGCTCGGTTACGCTTGCCACGTGTTTGTCCGGAACGCTCTGATTCACTTCTATTTCGAGTGTGGTGATGCTGATTCTTCCCAAAGGGTGTTTGAGGAAGATGCCCTTTGCAGCGACGTGGTCACGTGGAACTCCATGTTGGCTGGTGCAGTGAGAAATGGGGATGTTCGGGTTGCGGAGAAgatgtttgatgaaatgcctGAAAGGGATGTTGTTTCTTGGAGTACTATGATAATGGGGTATGTTCAAAATGGGCTTTTTGAAGATGGGTTGGAGTGTTTTAGAGACATGAGGAAGAAGAGGGTGAGGCCAAATGAAGCTATATTGGTTACCTTGCTTTCGGTTTCGGCTCAGTTGGGTTTGCTTTGTTATGGAAGATTCATTCATTCCACCATTGAGGCCATGAGGTTTCCAATGACGGTTCATATAGGGACTGCTTTGATTGACATGTATGCAAAGTGTGGTTGCATTGAAAAGGCGAGAATCTTGTTTGATGGGATGGTGAAGAAGGATGTGTGGACGTGGAATGTTATGATCTGCGGCCTTGCTTCGCATGATTGCGCCAAGGAGGCGCTCGCACTATTTGACAGGTTCATTGGTGAAGGTTTTCGTCCTGTGAATGTAACATTTGTGGGTGTGCTTAATGCTTGTAGTAGGGCTGGTTTGGTTGGTGAAGGGAAGCATTATTTTAAGTTGATGGTAGATGGTTATGGCATTCAGCCTGAGATGGAGCACTATGGTTGCATGGTGGATCTCCTTGCTCGTGCCGGTTTAGTTGATGAGGCAGCTAAGTTGATTGAGGGAATGACAATTGCGCCAGATCCTGTGATGTGGGCGACGCTGCTTGATGCATGTAAGCTTCATGGATTTGTGGAGATGGGGGAAAACATTGGGAATAAGTTGATAGAGTTGGATCCAACCCATGATGGGCATTATGTGCAGTTAGCCGGAATATATGCGAAAGAGAGAAAGTGGGAGGATGTAGTTAGAATTCGGGAGTTAATGAGTGAGAGAATTGCCGGCAAAGTTGCTGGTTGGAGTTTGGTTGAACTGCAGGGTAGAGTTCATCGCTTTGTTGCTGGGGACAGAGAGCATGACTGTTCTTCAGATATATACAAAATGCTTGAAACAATTGGACTGAGGATAACTGAAGCTGGTTTACTAACTGAAACGTTTTGA